A single window of uncultured Methanospirillum sp. DNA harbors:
- a CDS encoding 50S ribosomal protein L22, whose translation MGRIEYSNKVEGDNLARGRVNEAPISPKHAIEIARFVRGKSLAEAEAYLNDVVDLKKAIPFKKFNRNVAHKRGLVGWDGGRYPQKASQVYLRLFNSVRKNAEYSGLDTEKLRIIHVSANRGIRRRSFMPRAMGRATPKDRQTVNIEMIVSEQEA comes from the coding sequence ATGGGAAGAATCGAGTATTCAAACAAGGTGGAAGGGGACAATCTTGCTCGTGGCAGGGTAAATGAGGCACCGATCTCCCCCAAACATGCAATTGAGATTGCCCGGTTTGTCAGGGGGAAATCCCTTGCAGAGGCTGAAGCATACCTGAATGATGTGGTTGACCTGAAAAAGGCCATCCCCTTCAAGAAGTTCAACAGAAATGTTGCCCACAAGCGTGGTCTTGTCGGTTGGGATGGCGGTCGCTATCCCCAGAAGGCAAGTCAGGTTTACCTCCGGCTTTTTAACAGCGTGCGCAAGAACGCCGAGTACAGCGGACTTGACACCGAAAAACTTCGGATCATTCACGTCTCTGCAAACCGCGGGATCCGCCGCCGGAGCTTTATGCCCCGTGCAATGGGAAGGGCAACCCCCAAGGATCGGCAGACCGTCAACATCGAGATGATCGTCTCCGAGCAGGAGGCCTGA
- a CDS encoding 30S ribosomal protein S19, which translates to MAKKIVKKLPRRKEEFTYHGFNAEALKSMTIEELLPVMPSRARRKVLRGWTISEDKLLADLRKGDNRVKTHVRDMIILPEMIGREIEIYNGKEFVKVEIQPESVFHYLGEFALTRRKVSHGSAGIGATRSSKFVPLK; encoded by the coding sequence ATGGCAAAGAAGATAGTGAAGAAGTTGCCACGGCGAAAGGAGGAGTTCACCTATCATGGATTCAACGCCGAGGCACTCAAATCCATGACTATTGAGGAACTGCTCCCGGTCATGCCATCACGGGCACGCCGGAAGGTTCTCCGTGGATGGACCATCAGTGAGGATAAACTCCTTGCTGATCTGCGTAAGGGTGACAACCGTGTCAAGACCCATGTCCGTGATATGATCATTCTCCCTGAGATGATCGGACGTGAGATCGAGATTTACAACGGGAAGGAGTTTGTAAAGGTTGAAATTCAGCCTGAATCAGTCTTCCATTACCTTGGAGAATTCGCCCTGACACGAAGGAAAGTCTCTCACGGTTCTGCTGGTATCGGAGCAACCCGGTCGAGCAAGTTCGTTCCACTGAAGTGA
- the rpmC gene encoding 50S ribosomal protein L29, protein MAIFRAQDVSQLSDVELVEQVDKLKMELIQFRGKVSAGGAPENPGQIREIRRTIARMKTEQNRRTLA, encoded by the coding sequence ATGGCGATATTCAGAGCACAAGATGTCAGCCAGTTATCTGACGTCGAACTGGTAGAACAGGTCGACAAGCTTAAGATGGAACTGATCCAGTTCCGTGGCAAGGTCAGTGCTGGTGGCGCTCCAGAAAACCCGGGTCAGATCCGCGAGATTCGCCGGACCATCGCCCGGATGAAGACCGAACAGAACCGCAGAACCCTGGCATGA
- a CDS encoding ribonuclease P protein component 1, translating into MITPQNILFHELIGLDVAVAHASNPSLVGVTGLIIDETRNTVMVKTESGLKMVGKKGVTLRTRLPGGKVVDLDGSALLMAPERRTTMRIRR; encoded by the coding sequence ATGATTACACCGCAGAACATCCTGTTCCATGAACTCATCGGACTGGATGTTGCGGTGGCACATGCCTCAAACCCATCCCTTGTGGGGGTCACCGGGCTCATCATCGATGAGACCAGAAATACGGTCATGGTTAAGACCGAATCTGGTCTGAAGATGGTGGGAAAGAAGGGTGTAACCCTTCGTACCCGGCTTCCAGGGGGAAAAGTCGTCGATCTGGATGGCTCAGCACTCCTGATGGCTCCGGAGAGACGGACAACAATGCGAATCAGAAGATAA
- a CDS encoding 30S ribosomal protein S3 — protein sequence MAIERKFVADGVRKVRVEKHLSRELKRAGYGGMDLIRTPLGTQVTIFAEKPGIVIGKGGKVVRGLTQDLATVYGVESPQIEVQQVDNPNLNAQIMAERLASALERGWYFRKAGSSTIRRIMESGALGCEVVISGKLTGSRGRVQKFTEGYIKHSGDPVNTIVEKGFAVAIKKLGVIGVQVRIIPPGAQLPDHFQVTAVLEKKKASLAPHLTKIASESANEEDVSLEELIDEPDAGEDL from the coding sequence ATGGCAATTGAACGTAAGTTTGTAGCAGACGGCGTCCGGAAGGTCAGGGTAGAGAAACACCTCTCCCGCGAGCTCAAGCGTGCCGGGTATGGTGGTATGGATCTTATCCGTACCCCTCTTGGCACCCAGGTGACGATCTTTGCAGAAAAGCCGGGTATCGTCATTGGAAAAGGTGGAAAGGTAGTCCGTGGCCTGACTCAGGACCTTGCAACTGTTTACGGGGTCGAATCCCCACAGATCGAGGTCCAGCAGGTCGACAACCCGAACCTGAATGCACAGATCATGGCAGAGCGGCTTGCCAGTGCGCTTGAGCGCGGCTGGTACTTCAGAAAGGCAGGCTCTTCCACGATCCGCAGGATCATGGAGTCCGGTGCACTCGGCTGTGAGGTCGTCATCTCCGGAAAGCTTACCGGTTCCCGTGGTCGTGTCCAGAAGTTCACTGAAGGATACATCAAGCACTCCGGAGATCCGGTAAACACCATCGTCGAGAAGGGATTCGCGGTAGCAATCAAGAAACTCGGTGTTATCGGTGTTCAGGTACGGATCATTCCGCCAGGCGCACAGCTCCCTGATCACTTCCAGGTCACTGCAGTTCTTGAGAAGAAGAAGGCAAGCCTTGCTCCTCATCTGACAAAGATTGCATCTGAATCAGCCAATGAAGAGGATGTTTCTCTCGAAGAGCTGATTGACGAGCCTGATGCAGGAGAGGATCTCTGA
- a CDS encoding 30S ribosomal protein S17 → MARNIGFNVPVPEKECTDVNCPFHGTLPVRGQVITGKVVSDKMTGSVVIRRDYLHFVKKYQRYEKRSSKIHAHNPPCLHARVGDTVSIAECRPLSKTKTFVVIEVNKS, encoded by the coding sequence ATGGCAAGAAATATCGGATTTAACGTCCCTGTACCGGAAAAAGAGTGTACGGACGTAAACTGCCCGTTCCATGGCACCTTGCCGGTGCGCGGCCAGGTGATCACCGGCAAAGTCGTGAGCGACAAGATGACGGGGTCGGTAGTGATCAGGAGGGACTACCTGCACTTTGTCAAGAAGTACCAGCGGTACGAGAAGCGGAGTTCAAAGATTCACGCACACAACCCACCATGCCTGCATGCACGGGTTGGAGATACCGTGAGTATAGCCGAGTGCAGACCACTCTCCAAGACCAAGACCTTCGTGGTCATTGAGGTGAACAAGTCATGA